From the genome of Agromyces badenianii:
ACTCGCCGCGCTCGCCGTGGCGGGCGAGCTGCGGGCACTCGTCGACGGCCCGCACCCGCTCGAACAGGTTCCGCGTCAGCTCGCGCGGCTCCGCGCCGGCGACGTGCTCGGCAAGGCCGTCATCGAGATCGGCTGACCCCAGCGGGCGCTCGCCGGGTCGGGCGGCCGCAGGCGGCGTCCGCGCGGCATCCGCTCTGGTAGAGTATTGAGGTTGCCGTCATGACGGCCGCGCACAAAGAGAGCCCAGGCATTCGGCCACGGGCAGCGCGCAACAAGGAGAAAGGGGATCCCATCTATGGCACTTGAAGCCGATGTCAAGAAGGCGATCATCGAAGAGTACGCGACGCACCCCGGTGACACTGGATCCCCCGAGGTTCAGATCGCGCTCCTCACGAAGCGAATCAAAGACCTCACCGAGCACCTGAAGGAGCACAAGCACGACCACCACTCGCGTCGTGGCCTGCTCCTCCTCGTCGGTCAGCGTCGTCGTCTGCTCGGCTACCTCGCCGACGTCGACATCAACCGCTACCGCAAGCTCATCGAGCGTCTCGGTCTGCGCCGCTAAGCGTCGTTCCGACGCGGCTCTCGTTGAACCCGCGAACTTCTTGCGAAAGCCCCCGCCTCGGCGGGGGCTTTCGTCATTCCCGCGGTGCTACTCGGCGCGAGCCCGGTGCGCCCGCGCAGCCATGCGGTTGCCGCACCGCGTGCTGCAGAATCGGCGGGAGGCGTTCCTCGACACGTCGACGAAGACGCCTTCGCAGTCGTCGGCTTCGCAGGCGCGCAGACGGTCCATGCCGTCGGCGCGGATGACGTCGACGAACGCCATCGCCGCCTCGACGAGGATGCGCTCGGCGAGTGGAGCCTGCAGCGAGGTGGCGTGCACGTGCCAATCGATGTCGTCATGGCGCACGAGCCTCGGCACGGCCCTCGCCTCGGCGAGGATCGCGTTCACCTCGGTCACCGCGTCGTCACGGTCGAGGCGCCAGAGCGCGCGCAGGCGGTCGCGCGCGGCGGCCACGGCTGCGACCTCAGCGGCGTCGCCGTCGCGTCGCCCGGAGTATCGCCAGGCGTCGAGGATCGCGGTGAGCTGCTGCGCTGTCGCGAGCTCGTCGGCGCCCGATTCGGATGCCTCGGGCACGGTGTCGCCGAGCGCTGCGACGAAGCCGAGTGCGGCGATGGTGTCATCGGTGAAAATCATTTGACTCCTGACGGCTGGTGCCGGTACAGTCACGAGCATAACGTCGTTCGGTCATGACATGGGCCTGACGCCCGAAGTGGACGAGGAGACGCGGATGCGCGGTTCGAAGGGTGCCCTCGGCATCGCGCTCGGCCTCGGCGCCGGGCTCGCCTTCGGCGCGGGCGGTGCGGTGGTGAAGCCGCTCCTCGAGGCGGGGTGGTCGCCGGGCGCCGCCGTCTTCGCGCGCATCGGCATCGCGGCACTCGTGCTCGCCGTTCCCGGGCTCATCGCGCTGCGATTCGACCTCCGGCCGTTGTGGCGGGCCCGCTGGACGGTGCTCGCCTATTCGCTC
Proteins encoded in this window:
- the rpsO gene encoding 30S ribosomal protein S15; protein product: MALEADVKKAIIEEYATHPGDTGSPEVQIALLTKRIKDLTEHLKEHKHDHHSRRGLLLLVGQRRRLLGYLADVDINRYRKLIERLGLRR
- a CDS encoding CGNR zinc finger domain-containing protein; the protein is MIFTDDTIAALGFVAALGDTVPEASESGADELATAQQLTAILDAWRYSGRRDGDAAEVAAVAAARDRLRALWRLDRDDAVTEVNAILAEARAVPRLVRHDDIDWHVHATSLQAPLAERILVEAAMAFVDVIRADGMDRLRACEADDCEGVFVDVSRNASRRFCSTRCGNRMAARAHRARAE